From a single Candidatus Defluviilinea gracilis genomic region:
- a CDS encoding electron transfer flavoprotein subunit alpha/FixB family protein yields MSNDILVITEHMDGKFSDVSFELVGKAKELAKAWGGQAVAVVVGSGIASNVFASDSTIHIDDAALSHFNPEAYGKVVEALVKERSPKLVMFGWTVTGMDMAAWLSARLGVACAAYVKNIGADLTMSCAAYGGKLTAEVAPEGGMAIAACLAGSFPVEAGQGSTAASAIASPVDLSSLKVKFVEATKPAGGDVDITSQTKLVSIGRGIGGKENVELAEELAQKLGAAVSASRPVVDAGWLPRTRQVGKSGLKVKPKLYLMLGISGAPEHLEGMQSAELIIAVNTDKKAPIFNVAHYGATADLFEVAEAMVELL; encoded by the coding sequence ATGAGCAATGACATTCTTGTAATCACCGAACATATGGACGGAAAATTTTCGGATGTGTCGTTTGAGTTGGTGGGAAAAGCCAAAGAGTTGGCGAAGGCTTGGGGCGGGCAGGCAGTTGCCGTCGTGGTGGGAAGCGGAATCGCATCCAACGTGTTCGCGTCCGATTCGACGATCCACATTGACGACGCGGCGTTGAGTCATTTCAATCCCGAAGCGTATGGGAAAGTTGTTGAAGCGCTGGTCAAAGAAAGATCGCCGAAGCTGGTGATGTTCGGCTGGACGGTGACGGGCATGGACATGGCGGCGTGGTTGTCGGCGCGGCTGGGTGTGGCGTGTGCGGCGTATGTCAAAAATATCGGCGCGGATCTGACGATGAGTTGCGCGGCGTACGGCGGAAAGTTGACGGCGGAGGTCGCGCCCGAAGGCGGCATGGCGATCGCGGCGTGCCTGGCGGGTTCGTTCCCTGTGGAAGCGGGGCAGGGTTCGACGGCGGCGTCGGCGATAGCTTCGCCCGTTGATCTGAGTTCGTTGAAAGTGAAATTTGTGGAGGCGACCAAACCCGCTGGCGGCGATGTGGACATTACGTCGCAAACGAAACTGGTTTCGATCGGGCGCGGCATCGGCGGAAAAGAAAATGTGGAGTTGGCAGAGGAACTCGCGCAGAAGTTAGGCGCGGCGGTGTCGGCTTCGCGTCCCGTTGTGGATGCGGGCTGGTTGCCGCGCACGCGGCAGGTCGGCAAATCGGGACTCAAGGTCAAGCCGAAGTTGTATCTCATGCTCGGTATCTCTGGCGCGCCTGAACATCTCGAAGGCATGCAGAGCGCGGAGTTGATCATCGCGGTCAACACCGATAAGAAGGCGCCGATCTTCAACGTGGCGCATTACGGCGCGACAGCGGATCTGTTTGAAGTGGCTGAGGCGATGGTGGAACTACTTTAG
- a CDS encoding (Fe-S)-binding protein — protein sequence MLTLIEKIIFIALALISAGFTFHGFKVIIDSIRKGRPAPELKNVPLSLVKAAITVLFQRTIFKARKGLSAIHMGLFFGLITYAFVNLFDALEGLVPGFDLVYGGKHIPNAPTGLVNAFNLIADVMSVFLLIAITVFFARRFIVKDKALNYRENVLLNPKVKAGGQARDSLIVDVFVVMHVIAHVLSQAYRLTDGADPFMPFASFLNSIFGASETGVHVAWWVSIGWVMFIIPYLSRSKHTHFFMSPINLGLAKQNPRGQLDPAIPLTMIEGQKFDPGAKHIHDLSWKRVLDSYACVQCNRCQDVCPANFYGRPLSPSALEVNKRYLLKEATFGSHPDRLLLPLTESVISPEAVWSCTTCYACVRVCPVGNEPMADIVDIRRRMLIDGYEIDSGVQNALQSLATNGNWMSKGKRLRGRWAKEMQFPVKNATEEPVEHLWFVGDTASFDERVIPNTKLVAQLFHQGGLDFGILYQSESNAGNDVRRVGEEGLFEQLVEQNMEAFGKAQFKQIVTTDPHSFNTLKNEYPQFGGTFEVKHYTVTLLKLIEEGKLTVKNKLANYKVTFHDPCYLGRYNGGFTAPRKLLELLGVEFVEMPRNCENSFCCGAGGGQIWMGKVAPGERPAENRIKEALSTFGEGAGDKTQLFIVTCPKDMIMYSDAVKTTGNEGRIEVRDIIQLVAEGVGVEEAVAAESISV from the coding sequence TTGCTGACACTGATTGAAAAAATCATCTTCATTGCGCTGGCGTTGATTTCGGCAGGGTTTACGTTTCATGGATTCAAAGTCATCATCGACTCGATCCGCAAGGGACGCCCCGCGCCTGAGTTGAAGAATGTTCCGCTGAGCCTGGTCAAAGCGGCGATTACCGTTTTGTTCCAGCGCACGATCTTCAAGGCGCGCAAAGGTCTCAGCGCGATCCACATGGGATTGTTCTTCGGTCTCATCACGTATGCGTTCGTGAATCTGTTCGACGCGCTCGAAGGACTCGTCCCTGGCTTCGATCTGGTCTACGGCGGCAAACACATCCCCAACGCGCCAACTGGACTCGTCAACGCGTTCAATCTCATCGCCGACGTGATGAGCGTGTTCCTGCTTATCGCCATCACCGTATTTTTCGCGCGCCGCTTCATCGTCAAAGACAAGGCGCTTAACTATCGCGAAAATGTTTTGTTGAATCCGAAAGTCAAAGCGGGCGGGCAGGCGCGTGATTCTCTCATCGTGGATGTGTTCGTCGTCATGCACGTCATCGCGCACGTGTTGAGTCAAGCCTATCGCCTCACCGACGGCGCCGATCCGTTCATGCCGTTCGCAAGTTTTCTCAATTCCATTTTCGGCGCGTCCGAAACAGGCGTTCACGTCGCGTGGTGGGTCAGCATTGGCTGGGTGATGTTCATCATCCCGTATCTTTCGCGCAGTAAGCACACGCATTTTTTCATGTCGCCCATCAATCTCGGACTCGCAAAACAAAATCCGCGCGGTCAACTCGACCCTGCGATTCCGCTCACGATGATCGAAGGACAAAAGTTCGATCCTGGCGCGAAACACATTCACGATCTTTCGTGGAAGCGCGTTTTGGATTCGTATGCCTGCGTGCAATGCAATCGTTGTCAGGATGTCTGCCCTGCGAATTTTTACGGGAGACCGCTTTCGCCTTCGGCATTGGAGGTGAACAAGCGTTATCTTCTCAAGGAGGCGACCTTCGGTTCACATCCCGACCGACTCCTGCTTCCGCTTACGGAAAGTGTTATCTCCCCTGAGGCTGTTTGGTCTTGCACAACCTGTTACGCCTGCGTCCGCGTGTGTCCCGTCGGCAATGAGCCGATGGCAGACATTGTGGACATCCGCCGCCGCATGTTGATTGACGGTTATGAAATTGACAGCGGCGTGCAGAACGCGCTTCAATCTCTCGCGACGAACGGCAACTGGATGAGCAAAGGCAAACGTCTGCGCGGACGCTGGGCGAAGGAGATGCAGTTCCCCGTCAAGAACGCGACCGAGGAACCCGTTGAGCATTTGTGGTTTGTCGGCGATACGGCTTCGTTCGATGAGCGCGTCATCCCGAACACAAAACTGGTGGCACAACTCTTCCATCAAGGCGGCTTGGACTTCGGCATTCTCTATCAAAGCGAATCCAACGCGGGCAACGATGTCCGCCGCGTGGGGGAGGAAGGTTTGTTCGAGCAGTTGGTCGAGCAGAACATGGAAGCGTTCGGCAAAGCGCAGTTCAAACAGATCGTGACGACCGATCCGCATTCGTTCAACACGCTCAAGAACGAGTATCCGCAATTCGGCGGGACGTTTGAAGTGAAGCATTACACTGTGACCCTGCTCAAGTTAATTGAAGAGGGCAAACTCACGGTCAAGAATAAGTTGGCGAACTACAAAGTCACCTTCCATGACCCGTGCTATCTCGGACGCTACAACGGCGGATTCACCGCTCCGCGCAAACTGCTCGAACTTCTCGGCGTGGAATTCGTCGAAATGCCGCGCAACTGCGAGAACTCGTTCTGTTGCGGCGCAGGCGGCGGTCAGATATGGATGGGCAAGGTCGCGCCTGGCGAACGTCCCGCAGAGAATCGAATCAAGGAGGCGTTGTCCACGTTTGGCGAAGGCGCAGGCGACAAAACTCAACTCTTCATCGTCACCTGTCCGAAGGACATGATCATGTACTCCGACGCGGTCAAGACTACAGGCAACGAAGGCAGGATCGAAGTCCGCGATATTATCCAGCTGGTGGCGGAAGGCGTCGGCGTGGAAGAGGCTGTGGCGGCTGAATCCATTTCGGTTTAA